One Sphingomonas sp. LHG3406-1 genomic window carries:
- the xseA gene encoding exodeoxyribonuclease VII large subunit: MEEFDIPGSLLAEGRQGDNSPPMSVGELAHAVKRTVEDRFGRIRVRGEISGWKRHSSGHCYFTLKDDAACIDAVIWRSAAGGLAFRPEDGAEVIATGKMTTYPGRSKYQIVVERLELAGEGALMALLDKRRRALAAEGLFDAARKRPLPFLPKVIGVVTSPTGAVIRDILHRLEDRCPTRVIVWPVPVQGEGAASKVAAAIRGFASYPERPDLIIVARGGGSIEDLWAFNEEEVVRAAAESPIPLISAVGHETDTTLIDHAADLRAPTPTAAAELAVPVRAELMALLDDYSARKHRCLNKRANDARERLALTACRFPEPDTLLGPKRQRLDEVGERLPRGLSARAHKAEALMNLTAARLRPDLLSQKLARLTDQLGAAAKMLPLVHPDRPLGRGFVRVTAGADGRTLTHAADARAAGLLLLHFGDGELPATVDGTTTPAPAPAPSPAKVERSPRRAYVPPQPNLFD, from the coding sequence ATGGAAGAGTTCGACATTCCCGGCAGCCTCCTAGCGGAGGGAAGGCAGGGCGACAATTCACCGCCGATGAGTGTCGGCGAACTGGCCCATGCCGTGAAGCGCACCGTCGAGGACCGGTTCGGCCGGATTCGTGTGCGCGGCGAGATTTCGGGCTGGAAGCGGCACAGCTCGGGGCATTGCTACTTCACCCTGAAGGACGACGCGGCCTGCATCGATGCGGTCATCTGGCGCAGCGCCGCCGGCGGCCTCGCCTTCCGCCCCGAAGACGGCGCCGAGGTCATCGCCACCGGCAAGATGACCACCTATCCGGGCCGCTCCAAATATCAGATCGTGGTCGAGCGGCTGGAGCTGGCCGGCGAAGGCGCGCTCATGGCGCTGCTCGACAAGCGCCGCCGAGCGCTCGCCGCCGAGGGGCTGTTCGACGCCGCCCGCAAGCGGCCGCTGCCCTTCCTGCCAAAAGTCATCGGCGTGGTGACCTCGCCGACCGGCGCCGTCATCCGCGACATCCTCCACCGCCTCGAGGACCGCTGCCCAACCCGCGTGATCGTCTGGCCGGTGCCGGTCCAGGGCGAGGGCGCGGCGAGCAAGGTCGCCGCCGCCATCCGGGGCTTCGCTTCCTACCCCGAGCGCCCCGACCTCATCATCGTCGCCCGCGGCGGCGGATCGATCGAGGATCTGTGGGCCTTCAACGAGGAGGAAGTGGTCCGCGCCGCGGCGGAATCGCCCATCCCCCTGATCAGCGCCGTCGGCCACGAGACCGACACCACGCTCATCGACCATGCCGCCGACCTTCGCGCGCCCACCCCCACTGCCGCCGCCGAACTGGCGGTGCCGGTGCGGGCCGAGCTGATGGCGCTGCTCGACGATTATTCCGCCCGCAAGCACCGCTGCCTCAACAAGCGCGCCAACGACGCACGCGAGCGGTTGGCCCTCACTGCCTGCCGCTTCCCCGAGCCCGACACCTTGCTCGGGCCCAAGCGCCAGCGGCTCGACGAGGTGGGCGAGCGGCTCCCGCGCGGTCTTTCCGCCCGTGCCCACAAGGCCGAGGCGCTGATGAACCTCACCGCCGCCCGCCTCCGTCCCGACTTGCTCTCCCAGAAGCTCGCCCGGCTGACCGACCAGCTCGGCGCCGCCGCCAAGATGCTCCCGCTCGTCCACCCCGACCGGCCGCTCGGCCGTGGCTTCGTCCGGGTCACGGCGGGAGCGGACGGCCGCACCCTCACCCACGCCGCCGACGCCCGCGCCGCCGGCCTCCTCCTGCTCCACTTCGGGGACGGCGAGTTGCCGGCGACGGTCGACGGCACCACGACCCCTGCCCCCGCCCCCGCTCCCTCCCCCGCAAAGGTTGAGCGAAGCCCCAGGCGCGCCTATGTCCCTCCCCAGCCAAACCTCTTCGACTGA